A genomic window from Pagrus major chromosome 23, Pma_NU_1.0 includes:
- the kat8 gene encoding histone acetyltransferase KAT8: protein MTGGSDFHKGYNNNKDSDPRMDVDMDSSHMESERGDLDSSIPAACSSNGSGGEEDEAEAVGRLREAGGSSSQHMPDGGGVFCGGREQEVSVEIGETYLCQRADKSWHTAEVIQSRLNEQEGREEFYVHYVGFNRRLDEWVGKARLALTKTVKDAVRKSTEIGGVGDLGEQPERKITRNQKRKHDEINHVQKTYAEMDPTTAALEKEHEAITKVKYVDKIQIGNFEIDAWYFSPFPEDYGKQPKLWICEYCLKYMKYEKTFRHHLSHCQWKQPPGKEIYRRSNISVYEVDGRDHKIYCQNLCLLAKLFLDHKTLYFDVEPFIFYILTEVNKQGAHIVGYFSKEKESPDGNNVACILTLPPYQRRGYGKFLIAFSYELSKLESAVGSPEKPLSDLGKLSYRSYWSWVLLEILRDFRGTLSIKDLSQMTSITQSDIISTLQSLNMVKYWKGQHVICVTPKLVEEHLKSAQYKKPPITVDTMCLKWAPPKNKQAKLSKK from the exons ATGACTGGCGGGAGCGATTTTCACAaaggctacaacaacaacaaggacTCTGATCCTAGGATGGACGTAGACATGGACTCGAGTCATATGGAGAGTGAGCGCGGTGATCTGGACAGTAGTATCCCGGCTGCGTGCTCCTCTAACGGCAGTGGCGGGGAAGAGGACGAGGCGGAGGCCGTTGGCCGTTTGAGAGAAGCCGGGGGCTCAAGTAGTCAGCACATGCCGGACGGAGGTGGGGTATTTTGCGGCGGCAGGGAACAGGAGGTGTCGGTCGAAATTGGAGAGACGTATTTATGTCAGCGAGCCGACAAGTCATGGC ACACAGCAGAGGTGATTCAGTCCCGGCTGAATGAACAGGAGGGCAGAGAGGAGTTCTACGTTCACTATGTAGGAT TCAACAGACGCCTTGATGAGTGGGTAGGAAAGGCCCGTCTGGCACTCACCAAGACAGTGAAGGATGCAGTGAGGAAGAGCACGGAGATCGGAGGTGTTGGTGATTTGGGTGAACAGCCTGAAAGGAAGATCACTCGCAACCAGAAGCGCAAGCATGATGAGATCAACCACGTACAGAAG ACATACGCAGAGATGGACCCAACTACAGCCGCCCTGGAGAAAGAGCATGAGGCG ATAACCAAAGTGAAATACGTGGATAAGATTCAGATAGGAAACTTTGAGATCGATGCCTGGTATTTCTCGCCGTTTCCTGAGGACTATGGCAAGCAACCCAAGCTGTGGATCTGCGAGTACTGCCTCAAATACATGAAGTACGAGAAGACCTTCAGACATCACTTG TCTCACTGTCAGTGGAAGCAGCCTCCAGGCAAAGAAATCTACAGAAGAAGCAACATATCCGTGTATGAAGTAGATGGGCGGGACCACAAG ATCTACTGTCAGAATCTTTGTCTACTAGCAAAACTATTTCTCGACCACAAGACACTTTATTTTGATGTGGAGCCTTTTATCTTCTACATCCTcactgaagtcaacaaacagggAGCCCACATCGTCGGCTACTTCTCCAAA gaaaaagagTCTCCGGATGGGAATAATGTGGCATGTATTCTCACACTGCCACCGTACCAACGCAGAGGCTACGGAAAGTTCCTCATAGCTTTCA gttaTGAGCTGTCCAAGCTAGAGAGTGCAGTCGGGTCTCCAGAGAAACCTCTATCTGATCTGGGGAAGCTGAGCTACAGAAGTTACTGGTCCTGGGTTCTTCTGGAGATCCTGAGGGACTTCAGAGGAACGCTGTCCATCAAAGATCTCAG CCAGATGACCAGCATCACGcagagtgacatcatcagcacGCTGCAGTCGCTCAATATGGTGAAATATTGGAAAGGTCAGCACGTTATATGTGTGACGCCGAAACTGGTGGAGGAGCACCTGAAGAGCGCCCAGTACAAGAAACCACCAATCACAG TGGACACGATGTGTTTGAAGTGGGCgccaccaaaaaacaaacaagcgaAGTTATCCaagaagtga
- the LOC141019456 gene encoding xylosyltransferase 1-like: protein MNPCARRLARRSKSALLVAALAVLLVQTLIVWNFSSLDSAGGDGGARSREKREDRAGGLDKADREHPRRGLQKRGDPPPPLGKAAVRHKLQADVYHSHRPKEKLRLDSNNNENSVPKDFDTIDSNSNLGARSQRQRVPVANAKRKLDKAQAQSMLGKSANEVLKYPPVQPRLMGHNHNRTHIRKPHPQVPTVSAPVQGSNQDPPFYQERNVATRLPPGLEPRKEQPQCEISGKEAISALSRAKSRECRQQIVEVYCKHKERALMPEKVPRYCPIEGKANVNVQWEEDPSEVAQLVPVRIAFVLVVHGRASRQFHRLFKAIYHTSHYYYIHVDQRSNYLHREVLSLAGRYPNIRVTPWRMSTIWGGASLLTMYLRSMEDLLKMADWSWDFFINLSAADYPIRTNEQLVAFLSKYRSMNFIKSHGRDNARFIRKQGLDRLFYECDTHMWRLGDRKIPEGIAVDGGSDWFLVNRPFVDYVVNSKDELVTSMKRFYAYTLLPAESFFHTVLENSAHCETMVDNNLRLTNWNRKLGCKCQYKHIVDWCGCSPNDFKPSDLPRFQQASRPTFFARKFEASVSQEIINQLDSYLFGTYASGTPGLQAYWENIYEQETDGPASLSDSTLTHYHAFTRMGLSRAASSLQGHPNDNSCRYMAMGHPVSVHLYFLSDQFQGYLVRHAATNRASTQLESLETWVTPKDHFTLVSPPHPTNRLQHIQVGSDWDPKERLFRNWGALVGPEDEPVAVQRWSRGQSNLTATVVWVDPTNVIAATYDILVDASAEVTHYRPPLTLPLRPGVWTLKVLHHWNPLGQTSFIVAPLDFHRQQPLQQEDALRLHGGPARNSYMEQSFHGLNPVLRLPVSLGAVEEAEANAGLTGAPLRRWLDRLLEGHWSAADVCSMGPSACPVMQRCGLTVWSSASPDPKSELTPPREDGRIR, encoded by the exons gACGTGTACCACTCCCACCGGCCTAAAGAGAAACTTCGCCTGGACAGCAACAACAATGAGAACTCTGTCCCTAAAGACTTTGACACCATCGACAGCAACAGCAACCTGGGAGCTCGATCTCAACGCCAGCGGGTGCCAGTCGCAAACGCCAAACGCAAGCTGGATAAGGCCCAAGCACAGAGCATGCTGGGAAAATCTGCTAATGAGGTCCTCAAGTACCCTCCCGTCCAACCCAGACTGATGGGCCACAATCACAACCGCACCCACATCCGTAAACCTCACCCCCAGGTGCCGACCGTCTCAGCACCTGTCCAGGGGTCCAATCAGGATCCACCGTTCTACCAGGAGAGGAATGTGGCCACTCGGCTACCACCCGGTTTGGAGCCAAGGAAGGAGCAGCCGCAATGTGAGATCAGCGGGAAGGAAGCCATCTCTGCTCTGTCCAGAGCCAAGAGCCGCGAGTGTCGTCAGCAGATAGTGGAGGTCTActgcaaacacaaagagagagcgCTGATGCCCGAGAAAGTGCCTCGTTACTGCCCCATAGAAG GTAAGGCTAATGTGAACGTACAGTGGGAAGAGGACCCCTCAGAGGTTGCCCAGCTCGTGCCTGTACGGATCGCCTTCGTCTTGGTCGTCCACGGCCGAGCCTCGCGTCAGTTCCATCGTCTCTTCAAGGCCATTTACCACACCTCGCACTACTACTACATCCACGTAGACCAG AGGTCCAACTACCTCCACAGAGAGGTCCTGTCTCTGGCTGGCCGGTATCCAAACATCCGGGTGACTCCCTGGCGGATGTCAACCATCTGGGGCGGGGCCAGCCTGCTGACTATGTACCTGCGCAGCATGGAGGACCTTCTCAAAATGGCCGACTGGTCCTGGGACTTCTTCATCAACCTCAGCGCTGCAGACTACCCCATCAG GACCAATGAACAGCTGGTGGCTTTCCTGTCCAAGTACCGCAGCATGAACTTCATCAAATCTCACGGCAGAGACAACGCACG TTTCATCCGTAAGCAGGGTCTGGATCGTCTCTTCTACGAGTGTGACACCCACATGTGGCGTCTCGGGGACCGCAAGATCCCAGAGGGCATTGCGGTGGACGGAGGCTCTGATTGGTTCCTGGTCAACCGGCCCTTTGTTGACTATGTGGTCAACTCCAAAGACGAGCTGGTCACCAGCATGAAGCGCTTCTACGCCTacacactgctgcctgctgag tcatttttccaCACTGTGCTGGAGAACAGCGCCCACTGTGAGACCATGGTGGACAACAACCTGAGGCTCACCAACTGGAACCGCAAACTGGGATGTAAATGCCAGTACAAGCACATCGTGGACTGGTGCGGCTGCTCACCCAACGACTTCAAGCCCTCTGATCTGCCACGCTTCCAG CAAGCGTCCAGGCCCACCTTCTTTGCCAGGAAGTTTGAGGCCAGTGTCAGTCAGGAGATCATCAACCAGCTGGACTCCTACCTGTTTGGGACGTACGCCTCAGGCACCCCGGGCCTCCAGGCCTACTGGGAAAACATTTACGAGCAGGAGACAGACGGCCCCGCCAGCCTATCAGACTCCACGCTCACCCACTACCACGCCTTCACCCGTATGGGACTGTCCCGCGCTGCGAGCTCGCTGCAGGGACACCCCAATGACAACAGCTGCAG GTACATGGCAATGGGCCACCCAGTGTCCGTCCACCTCTACTTCCTGTCAGACCAGTTCCAAGGCTACCTGGTGCGTCATGCAGCCACTAACCGAGCCTCCACCCAGCTGGAGAGCCTGGAGACATGGGTGACACCCAAAGACCACTTCACCCTGGTCAGCCCTCCCCACCCCACCAACAGGCTGCAGCACATCCAG GTCGGGTCAGACTGGGATCCGAAGGAGCGTCTCTTCAGGAACTGGGGGGCTCTCGTGGGGCCCGAGGACGAGCCGGTGGCTGTGCAGCGCTGGAGCCGAGGCCAGAGCAACCTGACGGCCACCGTGGTGTGGGTCGACCCCACCAACGTCATCGCCGCCACTTACGACATCCTGGTGGACGCTTCCGCCGAGGTCACCCACTACCGACCGCCGCTCACCCTGCCGCTGAGGCCCGGCGTGTGGACGCTGAAGGTGCTGCACCACTGGAACCCGCTGGGTCAGACCAGCTTCATCGTGGCTCCGCTGGACTTCCACCGACAACAGCCTCTACAGCAAG AGGACGCCCTGCGGCTGCACGGCGGCCCGGCCAGAAACTCCTACATGGAGCAGAGTTTCCACGGCCTGAACCCGGTGCTGCGGCTGCCGGTGAGCCTGGGCGCGGTGGAGGAGGCGGAGGCCAACGCTGGCCTGACGGGGGCACCGCTGCGTCGCTGGCTGGACCGGCTGCTGGAGGGCCACTGGTCAGCCGCAGACGTCTGCTCGATGGGACCCAGCGCCTGTCCCGTCATGCAGCGCTGCGGTCTCACCGTGTGGAGCTCAGCCAGCCCTGACCCCAAGTCTGAACTGACCCCGCCCAGAGAGGACGGGCGGATCAGGTAG
- the rnf25 gene encoding E3 ubiquitin-protein ligase RNF25, whose translation MAAECDVLSEIEVLQSIYLDELLVSRTEDGGWEVSLVLYPSTAEDSVSQFVRLTLTLTLDQQYPSSSPAISIHNPRGLSDDKLSSVLKCLQLEAQSCLGSPVLYQLIEKAKEILTESNIPHGNCVICLYGFKEGETFTKTSCYHYFHCHCLGRYASHSESELRQREKELEEDKTRDRTDYQELTVVCPVCREPLTYDVDQLLSSPAPQLPELDEAAIGSSFQQKWCELQKLLERQRSKGGIIDPEAESNRFLIHINEAPSVAENGNLDVDVSSGPPLPSVSNVSSDEPGVRADRFAPGLTHCRGGQGQRRQNQVRGQRRGGRSRPQHRRAAPVTEHLDKLSLSSDCTEGPIKAKAQGNRGHQMQVNAEVCESKTGRDVCAEQQDTTVSPDDQPVCQAASETECPEGAADSAGGRVHHGRRRGPHRPVHHTGAPGPAHYHWDGRGSRSRGGPNNLYSRGGGHRRGHSRGFQHKVVERERGREEVL comes from the exons ATGGCAGCGGAGTGCGA TGTGCTGTCTGAAATCGAGGTGCTGCAGTCGATCTATCTGGATGAGCTGCTGGTGAGCAGGACGGAGGACGG GGGCTGGGAGGTGAGTCTGGTCCTGTACCCGTCCACAGCCGAGGACTCCGTCTCCCAGTTTGTCCGACTCACCCTGACTTTGACCCTCGATCAGCAG TATCCCTCGTCTTCTCCAGCCATCTCCATTCATAACCCGCGGGGTCTCTCTGATGACAAGCTCAGCAG TGTCTTAAAGTGTCTTCAGCTGGAGGCTCAGTCCTGTCTGGGTTCACCGGTGTTGTACCAGCTCATCGAG aAAGCTAAAGAAATCCTGACTGAGAGCAATATTCCCCATGGAAACTGTGTCATCTGCCTCTATGGCTTCAAG gaGGGAGAGACGTTCACTAAGACCAGCTGCTATCACTACTTCCACTGCCACTGCCTCGGCCGCTACGCCAGCCACTCTGAGAGCGAGCTCCggcagagggagaaggagttgGAGGAGGACAAGACCAGAGACCGGACAGACTATCAG GAGCTGACTGTGGTGTGTCCGGTGTGCAGAGAGCCTCTAACGTACGATGTCGATCAGCTTCTGTCCTCCCCTGCACCCCAGCTGCCCGAG CTGGACGAAGCGGCGATCGGTTCAAGTTTTCAGCAGAAGTGGTGTGAACTGCAGAAGCTTTTGGAAAGACAGAGGTCTAAAGGTGGGATCATCGACCCGGAGGCAGAATCAAATCGATTTCTCATCCACATCAACGAG GCTCCATCTGTTGCTGAAAATGGAAACCTGGATGTAGATGTCTCCTCTGGTCCCCCGCTTCCCTCAGTCTCTAACGTTTCCTCTGATGAACCCGGTGTCAGAGCGGACCGGTTTGCTCCTGGACTGACTCACTGCAGAGGCGGGCAGGGCCAGAGGCGTCAGAACCAGGTgagagggcagaggagaggaggccgGTCCAGACCACAGCACAGGAGAGCCGCCCCCGTCACAGAGCATCTGGACAAactgtctctgtcctcagactgCACTGAAGGACCAATCAAAGCCAAAGCTCAGGGTAACCGTGGCCATCAGATGCAAGTTAATGCAGAAGTATGCGAGTCTAAGACAGGCAGGGACGTCTGCGCAGAGCAACAAGACACCACGGTGTCTCCAGACGATCAGCCAGTGTGCCAGGCAGCCTCAGAAACTGAATGCCCAGAAGGTGCTGCAGACTCTGCAGGCGGCCGTGTCCACCATGGAAGAAGAAGGGGTCCTCACCGACCTGTCCACCACACCGGGGCCCCTGGTCCTGCACACTACCACTGGGACGGGCGGGGTTCAAGAAGCAGGGGAGGGCCCAATAACCTGTACAGCAGAGGAGGGGGGCACCGCAGGGGGCACAGCAGGGGCTTCCAACACAAGgtggtggagagggagaggggaagagaggaggtGCTATGA